The following coding sequences are from one Vulpes vulpes isolate BD-2025 chromosome 12, VulVul3, whole genome shotgun sequence window:
- the VAMP2 gene encoding vesicle-associated membrane protein 2 isoform X1, with translation MSVFTLGSATAATAPPAAPAGEGGPPAPPPNLTSNRRLQQTQAQVDEVVDIMRVNVDKVLERDQKLSELDDRADALQAGASQFETSAAKLKRKYWWKNLKMMIILGVICAIILIIIIVYFSS, from the exons GTCGGCTACCGCTGCCACCGCCCCCCCTGCCGCCccggctggggagggaggccccccggcgccccctccAAACCTCACCAGTAACAGGAGACTGCAGCAGACCCAGGCCCAGGTGGATGAG GTGGTGGACATCATGAGGGTGAATGTGGACAAGGTCCTGGAGCGGGACCAGAAGCTGTCCGAGCTGGACGACCGTGCAGATGCACTCCAGGCAGGGGCCTCCCAGTTTGAAACAAGCGCAGCCAAGCTCAAGCGCAAATACTGGTGGAAAAACCTCAAG ATGATGATCATCTTGGGAGTGATTTGCgccatcatcctcatcatcatcatcg TTTACTTCAGCTCTTAA
- the VAMP2 gene encoding vesicle-associated membrane protein 2 isoform X2 → MSATAATAPPAAPAGEGGPPAPPPNLTSNRRLQQTQAQVDEVVDIMRVNVDKVLERDQKLSELDDRADALQAGASQFETSAAKLKRKYWWKNLKMMIILGVICAIILIIIIVYFSS, encoded by the exons AT GTCGGCTACCGCTGCCACCGCCCCCCCTGCCGCCccggctggggagggaggccccccggcgccccctccAAACCTCACCAGTAACAGGAGACTGCAGCAGACCCAGGCCCAGGTGGATGAG GTGGTGGACATCATGAGGGTGAATGTGGACAAGGTCCTGGAGCGGGACCAGAAGCTGTCCGAGCTGGACGACCGTGCAGATGCACTCCAGGCAGGGGCCTCCCAGTTTGAAACAAGCGCAGCCAAGCTCAAGCGCAAATACTGGTGGAAAAACCTCAAG ATGATGATCATCTTGGGAGTGATTTGCgccatcatcctcatcatcatcatcg TTTACTTCAGCTCTTAA
- the LOC112924871 gene encoding uncharacterized protein isoform X3 yields the protein MAGAAGGRLGGGGGGGGSGSRWLRLALAARDGKMAAARHPHPGTADGGGARRARGGGGGARPGGGAAPHLPQLGEPRSPRIRPQPSGPPHASASPASGLEDAREPQATSSSTRETRKPAWLFRDKMGPDEPPIL from the exons ATGGCGGGGGCGGCAGGCGGacggctcggcggcggcggcggcggcggcggcagcggctcgCGCTGGCTCCGACTGGCGCTGGCTGCCCGGGACGGGAAGATGGCGGCCGCGCGTCACCCACATCCGGGCACTGCggacgggggcggggcgcggcgggcgcggggcggtgggggcggggcgcggccgggcGGCGGGGCAGCCCCCCACCTGCCGCAGCTTGGGGAGCCGCGATCCCCGCGCATCCGGCCGCAGCCCTCAGGGCCGCCCCACGCCTCTGCGTCCCCCGCCTCCGGCCTCGAGGATGCCCGTGAGCCCCAGGCTACGTCCTCCAGCACCCGCGAAACCCGCAAACCA GCCTGGCTCTTCAGGGACAAGATGGGACCAGATGAGCCACCTATCTTGTGA
- the LOC112924871 gene encoding uncharacterized protein isoform X4 — protein sequence MAGAAGGRLGGGGGGGGSGSRWLRLALAARDGKMAAARHPHPGTADGGGARRARGGGGGARPGGGAAPHLPQLGEPRSPRIRPQPSGPPHASASPASGLEDAREPQATSSSTRETRKPQQRLT from the exons ATGGCGGGGGCGGCAGGCGGacggctcggcggcggcggcggcggcggcggcagcggctcgCGCTGGCTCCGACTGGCGCTGGCTGCCCGGGACGGGAAGATGGCGGCCGCGCGTCACCCACATCCGGGCACTGCggacgggggcggggcgcggcgggcgcggggcggtgggggcggggcgcggccgggcGGCGGGGCAGCCCCCCACCTGCCGCAGCTTGGGGAGCCGCGATCCCCGCGCATCCGGCCGCAGCCCTCAGGGCCGCCCCACGCCTCTGCGTCCCCCGCCTCCGGCCTCGAGGATGCCCGTGAGCCCCAGGCTACGTCCTCCAGCACCCGCGAAACCCGCAAACCA CAACAACGGCTGACTTAG
- the LOC112924871 gene encoding uncharacterized protein isoform X2 — translation MAGAAGGRLGGGGGGGGSGSRWLRLALAARDGKMAAARHPHPGTADGGGARRARGGGGGARPGGGAAPHLPQLGEPRSPRIRPQPSGPPHASASPASGLEDAREPQATSSSTRETRKPQAWLFRDKMGPDEPPIL, via the exons ATGGCGGGGGCGGCAGGCGGacggctcggcggcggcggcggcggcggcggcagcggctcgCGCTGGCTCCGACTGGCGCTGGCTGCCCGGGACGGGAAGATGGCGGCCGCGCGTCACCCACATCCGGGCACTGCggacgggggcggggcgcggcgggcgcggggcggtgggggcggggcgcggccgggcGGCGGGGCAGCCCCCCACCTGCCGCAGCTTGGGGAGCCGCGATCCCCGCGCATCCGGCCGCAGCCCTCAGGGCCGCCCCACGCCTCTGCGTCCCCCGCCTCCGGCCTCGAGGATGCCCGTGAGCCCCAGGCTACGTCCTCCAGCACCCGCGAAACCCGCAAACCA CAGGCCTGGCTCTTCAGGGACAAGATGGGACCAGATGAGCCACCTATCTTGTGA
- the LOC112924871 gene encoding uncharacterized protein isoform X1 — translation MAGAAGGRLGGGGGGGGSGSRWLRLALAARDGKMAAARHPHPGTADGGGARRARGGGGGARPGGGAAPHLPQLGEPRSPRIRPQPSGPPHASASPASGLEDAREPQATSSSTRETRKPVRTPPHTPPRGLGLRAGDQLQRLQPAGVGRGKGQVQVAGTPAAAVGQRRRELGPSPPPPPALQVDSSGEAWGAWGPGRWLSSGCEGKQKRQAAPAPTKPLQGV, via the coding sequence ATGGCGGGGGCGGCAGGCGGacggctcggcggcggcggcggcggcggcggcagcggctcgCGCTGGCTCCGACTGGCGCTGGCTGCCCGGGACGGGAAGATGGCGGCCGCGCGTCACCCACATCCGGGCACTGCggacgggggcggggcgcggcgggcgcggggcggtgggggcggggcgcggccgggcGGCGGGGCAGCCCCCCACCTGCCGCAGCTTGGGGAGCCGCGATCCCCGCGCATCCGGCCGCAGCCCTCAGGGCCGCCCCACGCCTCTGCGTCCCCCGCCTCCGGCCTCGAGGATGCCCGTGAGCCCCAGGCTACGTCCTCCAGCACCCGCGAAACCCGCAAACCAGTgcgcacccccccacacacacccccgcgAGGCCTCGGCCTGCGCGCTGGCGACCAGCTCCAGCGTTTGCAGCCGGCTGGGGTGGGCCGTGGGAAGGGGCAGGTGCAGGTTGCCGGGACCCCTGCTGCTGCGGTGGGCCAGCGGCGGCGGGAGCtggggccctcccctccccctccgccaGCCCTGCAGGTGGACAGctcaggggaggcctggggggcttgGGGCCCCGGCCGCTGGCTGAGTTCGGGGTGtgaaggaaagcagaagaggcaggccgcccccgcccccaccaagCCACTGCAGGGTGTGTGA